Proteins encoded together in one Vicia villosa cultivar HV-30 ecotype Madison, WI unplaced genomic scaffold, Vvil1.0 ctg.001055F_1_1, whole genome shotgun sequence window:
- the LOC131632954 gene encoding uncharacterized protein LOC131632954 produces MDNHKTSMIVLMETRCDPLRISTFIKRLGFDSIESSETNGFAGGMLVASIYARPNDTCKKDLWEALKVIAGSVIGAWMVAGDFNDIACIGDKKGGVSASLKRCNTMRNRMDACKFNDLEARGSRFTWRGPIFHGGQRIYEKLDRAISNDDWRILFHDAFVRVLMRVEFSDHHPILINLSETRYGSVTKCFRFENAWLMNDSYENLLRDTWKKDVTLTNYLQNVVEGITLWKFDSFDKVRRDKQIIIKRLDGIQCKLQRHDNYGGLRRLEAKLLNELSEILNKEELMWYQRSKTMWLSDGDRNTRYYHMRTIARRKRNKILMLKDINGDWITDQDDLKNHVTDFYKGLFASNNSWWSWKGSEICYPKLEVATVQELNKDISNDEVRKALFSMKPWKAPGTDGFPAGFYQRVWKVIREDLTKFVKDVWRNQIMISEINKTDICLIPKIDHPQTIAQFRPISLCNTIYKVISKVVEFRNNRWKPFQVGTNGVGITHLMFADDLLIFGEASEQQVMCVKNTLDVFCEMSGQEISEEKSSILFSDNVSKRLRTSLRNLSGFKETSGFGKYLGVPLTRKALKKNDFSYVMDQIYSKLTSWKARHLSFAGRLTLTKSVMEAIPICPMMTNLLPKACIKDIQKLQRNFLWGDTEVKKKHHVVSWDKIMLDKCDGGLGLRDLDIMNQTCIMKLGSKIINGDDDLWCKLLRTKYKVGPCRENLQARTSDSNLWKAIVKTQDNLRDIGVWQIGYGKEIRAWNDYWIAKDVCIEDCELEIPENLKNAHVKDLVGYDGNWDWELLSWLPNQTQLQIAALSPPKADSEEDGFLVANNEDGTFSIGNMYKYLRSANDTVMCKTWKTIWKLQVQERVRCFIWLINHERLLTNFRMHTLGLSNGECHLCGQVCETELHILRDCKFASRVWTNRVPVKIANEFYNTNLKDWIDLNIMSGAQVGEDWCNYWAVGCHTLWEWRNKDLHMENFSRPIEEGKVINDRVKDYKAAIMLNTKVMNRCYDELEIFWNKLRRGFLKLNSDGAYGSDGLSGCGGCVCDDSGVWIMGFSKFIDLSSPLKAKLWGILIGITLAHQHGYLKLEIESDSQMVVNLVINGRLKNRGNCSLVRQIVAWMDKFEVVKIHHVFREANKCAHLLAMEGSYGREETIEGRGCFP; encoded by the exons ATGGATAATCATAAAACTTCTATGATTGTTTTAATGGAGACAAGGTGTGACCCTTTGAGGATAAGCACATTTATTAAAAGGctgggttttgactctattgaaagTAGTGAGACTAATGGATTTGCAGGTGGTATGTTGGTAGCGT CTATATATGCTCGACCAAATGATACTTGTAAGAAGGATCTGTGGGAAGCGCTGAAAGTTATTGCTGGTAGTGTCATAGGTGCCTGGATGGTGGCTGGAGATTTTAATGACATTGCTTGCATTGGTGACAAAAAAGGAGGGGTGTCGGCTTCTCTTAAAAGATGCAATACTATGAGGAATAGAATGGATGCTTGTAAGTTCAATGATTTGGAAGCCAGAGGTTCCAGATTCACATGGAGGGGACCAATTTTTCATGGGGGCCAGCGCATTTATGAAAAACTGGATAGAGCGATTAGTAATGATGATTGGAGAATTCTTTTCCATGATGCCTTTGTTAGAGTGCTAATGAGAGTTGAGTTCTCGGACCACCATCCCATTCTGATAAACCTGTCGGAGACAAGATATGGTTCAGTGACCAAGTGCTTCAGGTTTGAAAATGCTTGGTTAATGAATGATTCGTATGAGAATCTGCTTCGTGATACTTGGAAGAAGGATGTTACCTTAACCAATTATCTCCAGAATGTTGTTGAAGGAATAACCCTTTGGAAGTTTGATTCCTTTGATAAGGTTCGAAGAGATAAACAGATCATTATTAAAAGGCTAGATGGTATTCAATGCAAGCTTCAGAGGCATGATAACTATGGTGGATTGAGAAGACTTGAAGCCAAGTTGCTGAATGAGCTTAGCGAGATTCTTAATAAAGAAGAACTGATGTGGTATCAAAGATCCAAAACCATGTGGCTGTCAGATGGTGATAGAAATACCAGGTATTACCACATGAGAACCATAGCGCGTAGAAAAAGGAATAAAATCCTGATGCTGAAAGATATCAATGGAGACTGGATCACTGACCAAGATGATCTAAAAAATCATGTTACTGATTTCTATAAAGGGCTTTTCGCTTCCAATAATTCTTGGTGGAGCTGGAAAGGATCTGAGATTTGTTATCCGAAGTTGGAAGTTGCCACGGTTCAGGAGCTGAACAAGGATATCAGTAATGATGAAGTTAGGAAGGCTCTCTTCTCTATGAAACCTTGGAAAGCACCGGGTACTGATGGCTTTCCAGCTGGTTTCTACCAAAGAGTGTGGAAGGTTATTCGTGAAGATCTTACTAAGTTTGTGAAGGATGTTTGGAGGAATCAAATTATGATTAGTGAGATTAATAAGACTGATATTTGCCTGATCCCTAAAATAGATCATCCTCAAACTATTGCTCAATTCAGGCCTATTTCCTTATGTAACACTATCTACAAAGTTATAAGCAAGGTGGTG GAGTTCAGAAACAATAGATGGAAACCTTTTCAGGTTGGTACGAATGGAGTAGGTATTACGCACCTCATGTTTGCAGATGATTTACTTATATTTGGTGAGGCTTCGGAGCAGCAAGTCATGTGTGTTAAAAATACTCTTGATGTCTTCTGTGAGATGTCTGGCCAGGAAATTAGTGAGGAAAAATCAAGCATCCTTTTTTCTGATAATGTGTCGAAAAGATTGAGGACAAGTCTTAGGAATCTTTCTGGTTTCAAGGAGACTAGTGGCTTTGGTAAGTATCTAGGCGTGCCACTCACTAGAAAAGCTCTTAAGAAGAATGATTTCTCCTATGTCATGGACCAGATTTATTCTAAACTTACTAGCTGGAAGGCGCGACATCTATCTTTTGCTGGTAGACTGACTCTCACTAAAAGTGTTATGGAGGCTATTCCCATTTGTCCGATGATGACGAATTTGCTTCCTAAGGCTTGTATCAAAGACATCCAAAAGCTGCAAAGGAATTTTCTTTGGGGAGATACAGAGGTTAAGAAAAAGCATCATGTAGTGAGTTGGGACAAGATTATGTTGGATAAATGTGACGGTGGATTGGGTCTCCGAGATCTTGACATTATGAACCAAACGTGCATCATGAAACTAGGCAGCAAAATTATCAATGGAGACGATGATTTATGGTGTAAACTGTTGCGGACAAAGTATAAGGTTGGACCTTGTCGGGAGAACCTCCAGGCTAGAACTTCGGATTCCAATTTATGGAAAGCGATTGTGAAAACTCAGGATAATTTGAGGGATATTGGTGTGTGGCAGATTGGTTATGGTAAAGAAATTAGAGCTTGGAATGATTATTGGATAGCTAAGGATGTTTGTATCGAGGATTGCGAGTTGGAGATCCCTGAGAATCTGAAAAATGCTCACGTCAAGGATTTAGTAGGGTATGACGGTAATTGGGATTGGGAGCTTCTAAGTTGGCTTCCTAACCAGACTCAGTTGCAAATTGCTGCTCTCTCCCCCCCTAAGGCTGACAGCGAGGAGGATGGTTTCTTGGTGGCGAATAATGAAGATGGAACCTTCTCTATTGGCAATATGTATAAGTATCTCAGGAGTGCTAATGACACGGTTATGTGCAAAACCTGGAAGACAATCTGGAAGCTTCAAGTGCAAGAGAGAGTTCGATGCTTTATTTGGTTGATTAATCATGAGAGATTGCTAACCAATTTTCGGATGCATACTCTTGGGCTTAGTAACGGGGAGTGTCACCTGTGTGGTCAAGTTTGTGAAACAGAATTACACATTCTGCGCGACTGTAAGTTTGCTAGTCGGGTTTGGACGAACAGGGTGCCGGTGAAGATTGCGAATGAATTCTATAACACTAATTTGAAGGATTGGATAGATCTCAATATTATGTCGGGTGCCCAAGTAGGTGAGGATTGGTGCAACTATTGGGCTGTAGGGTGTCACACATTATGGGAATGGAGGAATAAGGATTTGCACATGGAGAACTTTTCTAGACCGATTGAGGAAGGGAAGGTTATCAATGATAGAGTCAAAGATTATAAAGCTGCTATTATGCTAAACACGAAGGTGATGAATAGATGCTATGATGAGCTGGAGATTTTCTGGAATAAACTGAGGAGAGGGTTTCTGAAACTTAATAGTGATGGTGCTTACGGCAGCGATGGGCTATCAGGGTGTGGTGGTTGTGTCTGTGATGATTCTGGAGTGTGGATTATGGGATTCAGCAAGTTTATTGATTTATCCAGCCCCTTAAAGGCGAAGCTTTGGGGAATCCTTATAGGGATTACTCTGGCCCATCAGCATGGCTATTTGAAACTAGAGATTGAATCAGATTCTCAAATGGTGGTAAATCTTGTAATCAATGGTAGATTGAAGAACCGTGGAAATTGTAGCTTGGTGAGGCAGATTGTTGCTTGGATGGATAAGTTTGAAGTGGTAAAGATTCATCATGTTTTCCGAGAAGCTAATAAGTGTGCCCACTTGCTAGCTATGGAAGGGAGCTATGGAAGGGAAGAAACTATTGAAGGGAGAGGTTGTTTTCCATGA